In Etheostoma spectabile isolate EspeVRDwgs_2016 unplaced genomic scaffold, UIUC_Espe_1.0 scaffold00003242, whole genome shotgun sequence, one DNA window encodes the following:
- the LOC116676507 gene encoding alpha-(1,3)-fucosyltransferase 7 gives MTTLRSRAFLLLLISLPSLLYYCFLDQKQKYHPAVSKKNISILLWHWPFGRSYSLDGDKCLKMYNISRCFLTHKTTTFPSADVVVFHHQELKRGLSSLPLHLDRPASQHWVWLSMEPPVNNANLTQLNGLFNWTMSYRRDADIFIPYGKTMVGGDELGFQAASNRSCLVSWVVSRYQPHQARACVYQNLKKYIPIEVYGKWNNKPLSKKKLLPTIAKCVFYLSFENSEAKDYISEKLWRNAFQAGVIPVVLGPSRVTYEALAPPGSFIHVADFKSTSDLAAYLKHVAADRQAYAEYFQWHHTHRIKTYTDWRERLCQICVKYPSLPANKVYQDLESWVDS, from the coding sequence ATGACAACATTGAGATCCCGagccttcctcctcctcctcatctccctCCCATCCCTGCTTTACTACTGCTTCTTGGACCAGAAGCAGAAATATCATCCAGCTGTTTCCAAGAAAAACATCAGCATCCTGCTGTGGCACTGGCCATTTGGCCGCTCTTACAGTCTTGATGGGGACAAATGCCTCAAGATGTACAACATCAGTCGCTGTTTCCTTACTCACAAAACAACCACCTTCCCGTCTGCTGATGTGGTTGTCTTTCACCACCAGGAGCTGAAAAGAGGTCTGTCCTCGTTGCCCCTGCACCTAGATCGCCCGGCCTCCCAGCATTGGGTGTGGTTGTCAATGGAGCCTCCTGTCAACAATGCAAACCTCACACAGCTCAATGGCCTCTTTAACTGGACGATGAGCTACAGACGTGATGCAGACATATTCATCCCATATGGAAAAACCATGGTAGGAGGTGATGAGCTAGGCTTCCAGGCTGCTTCCAATCGCTCCTGCCTTGTCAGCTGGGTGGTCAGCAGATACCAACCTCATCAGGCTAGGGCTTGTGTTTACCAAAATCTAAAGAAGTACATCCCCATAGAAGTATACGGAAAGTGGAACAACAAACCCCTATCAAAAAAGAAGCTGTTGCCCACAATTGCAAAGTGTGTTTTCTACCTTTCTTTTGAAAACTCTGAGGCAAAGGATTACATCAGTGAAAAGCTCTGGAGGAACGCTTTCCAAGCAGGGGTCATACCAGTAGTTCTTGGCCCCAGCAGGGTGACCTATGAAGCCCTGGCTCCCCCTGGTTCCTTTATCCATGTAGCTGATTTTAAGAGCACATCAGATCTGGCTGCCTATCTGAAGCATGtggctgcagacagacaggcatatGCGGAGTACTTCCAGTGGCACCACACTCACAGAATAAAAACCTACACTGACTGGAGAGAAAGGCTGTGTCAAATCTGTGTTAAATACCCCAGTTTACCAGCCAATAAAGTCTATCAGGACCTGGAGAGCTGGGTTGACAGCTAA